A section of the Humulus lupulus chromosome 2, drHumLupu1.1, whole genome shotgun sequence genome encodes:
- the LOC133817342 gene encoding uncharacterized protein LOC133817342: MATSGKIHCVDLRKGNYRVQVDECCNDEAKLIFPIGDEISLVRHAVGHYVEWPSHLIIPYDSDLLPKKTKKQKKNGSPIPNAPMTQEKSHPSQKLPSQNEVVSIKASAPILFKIPSGVPRFLKCLLTTVKYVEPSFMIKITMDFEIFGHENDLYISQEDIVHVGLMEEIGASCVSLYIRILYFQLVKREISHFFRFVEPIWLSNVGSTEEERVEWVSKRMLDSNPGQMWLLPYHKGKHWMLIIIDFDRQLCYFLDSLHNFPPDEIKSLISRVFQHLRTNNAKTKEVAWRTIKCPRQPLQSVQCGFYVMRMMKDFVTNEFSMRWLTSNCGGKNYYTKDEINEVREEWAQCVMDLMSTT, from the exons ATGGCAACAAGCGGAAAAATTCATTGTGTTGACTTAagaaagggtaactatcgtgtgcaAGTGGATGAATGCTGCAATGATGAGGCTAAACTTATTTTTCCTATTGGAGATGAGATTTCTTTAGTACGTCATGCTGTCGGCCACTATGTTGAGTGGCCATCTCATCTGATCATTCCTTACGATTCAGATTTG CTACCTAAGAAGACAAAGAAGCAAAAAAAGAATGGTTCACCAATACCTAATGCCCCAATGACACAAGAGAAATCTCATCCTTCCCAAAAACTTCCTAGTCAAAATGAAGTAGTGTCAATTAAAGCTAGTGCCCCGATACTCTTCAAGATTCCTAGTGGGGTTCCTCGCTTTCTCAAGTGTCTATTAACTACCGTGAAGTATGTGGAGCCAAGTTTCATGATCAAAATTACGATGGATTTTGAGATATTCGGCCATGAGAATGATTTATATATCTCACAAGAAGATATAGTCCATGTTGGCTTAATGGAAGAGATTGGAGCATCATGTGTATCGTTATATATCAG GATTTTATACTTCCAATTAGTGAAAAGAGAGATCAGTCACTTTTTTCGTTTTGTTGAGCCAATTTGGTTATCAAATGTTGGATCCACTGAAGAAGAACGAGTTGAATGGGTATCAAAGCGCATGCTTGATTCAAATCCGGGTCAGATGTGGTTGTTGCCATATCATAAGGG aaagcattggatgcttataataattgattttgaTCGCCAATTGTGCTATTTCCTGGATTCTCTTCACAATTTTCCACCAGATGAAATCAAATCTCTCATTTCTCG tgtCTTTCAACATTTACGCACAAATAATGCAAAAACTAAGGAAGTCGCTTGGAGAACAATTAAGTGTCCTCgtcaaccattacaatcagtacaatgtgggttctatgttatgaggatgatgaaggacttcgtgacaaatgagttttcaatgcgttggctaactagtaat tgtggcgggaagaactattacacaaaggatgagatcaatgaagtacgtgaagaatgggcacaatgcgtcatggatttgatgagtactacatag
- the LOC133817343 gene encoding uncharacterized protein LOC133817343: MFEEIVMEFGLIMDHHEEHPEEELEDNADEGINLEEAGNEDLTTKKKKSRQTKGIVRLAKIIADKIKGIKINLRFNKRGQSIRTPERALQCYLGMQAKSMVSITYDNWHDVPAATLENIWKDVNLAFHLNEGMRKEVMSSVGIKWRTFKTFLTRRFVAPYLNNQDLLEANPTALDVPPKRYNIPEEEWKNFVTKRKSKEFQEFSKKQKERRAALEYPHRSSRHSYKEIEIDLQTKLGTDEPIDRSILWKEARKDASGNYVNERDKLIGDAIDDLLDKRNEGTLVEVGTNDILTQVLGTKEHPGRVRGQSRGVTQRDYFLKPAGGFSGLQQYQFQFQQHQPQKYLDDFKKFKTIL, encoded by the exons ATGTTCGAAGAGATTGTGATGGAATTTGGATT GATCATGGACCATCATGAAGAGCATCCCGAAGAGGAACTTGAAGACAATGCAGACGAAGGTATCAATTTAGAAGAGGCTGGTAATGAAGATcttacaacaaagaagaagaaaagtagGCAGACTAAGGGGATAGTGCGATTGGCAAAAATAATTGCTGACAAGATCAAAGGGATTAAGATAAATTTAAGGTTTAACAAGAGAGGGCAATCAATTAGAACTCCGGAGAGAGCGTTACAATGCTATTTGGGGATGCAAGCAAAGTCAATGGTGTCAATTACATATGATAATTGGCATGATGTTCCTGCTGCAACTTTAGAGAATATTTGGAAAGATGTAAAT CTAGCTTTTCATCTTAATGAGGGAATGAGAAAGGAAGTGATGAGTTCAGTAGGCATCAAGTGGAGGACATTCAAAACATTTTTGACTAGAAGATTTGTAGCTCCTTACCTTAACAACCAAGATTTATTGGAAGCAAATCCCACTGCATTAGATGTGCCTCCAAAAAGATATAACATTCCTGAGGAGGAATGGAAAAACTTCGTCACcaaaagaaaaagtaaagaatTTCAA GAATttagtaaaaaacaaaaagagaggcGTGCTGCTTTGGAGTATCCTCATCGTTCATCACGACACAGTTataaagaaatagaaattgaccTT CAAACTAAACTAGGCACAGATGAGCCAATAGATCGATCTATACTTTGGAAGGAGGCAAGGAAAGATGCATCAGGAAATTATGTAAATGAACGTGACAAGCTTATAGGAGATGCCATT GATGACCTTCTAGATAAGAGAAATGAGGGGACACTTGTAGAAGTTGGGACAAACGATATATTGACACAAGTGTTAGGAACAAAGGAGCATCCTGGTAGAGTAAGAGGCCAAAGTCGTGGAGTTACACAAAGAGACTACTTTTTGAAGCCAGCAGGAGGTTTTAGTGGACTTCAACAATATCAatttcaatttcagcaacaccAACCGCAAAAATACTTAGATGACTTTAAAAAGTTTAAAACAATCCTTTGA
- the LOC133813940 gene encoding uncharacterized protein LOC133813940, producing MEIKSHLYFNGMDQTYVKWIWHGEEYDSNNNVPNERKQFDQVFDDPIEMVRDADERFVDKPEEFLKFLEDAEKPIFSGAPLSKLVVLVKLYNLKAGSGWSDTSFTKLLTLLKEILPKDNELPSSLYEAKKTLCTLGMEYSKIHACPNDCILYRNQYESATECPVCKTSRWKKNKNNKECKKGIPAKVLWYLPPIPRFIRLFRNPEHAESLRWHEDGRIKDDKLRHPADSPAWKEVDELWPQIREDPRNLRLGLSADGINPFSNMSSSYSCWPVILCIYNLPPLLCMKRRFTMLTLLISGPKQSGNDIDIYLAPLIDDLKVLWNGIDCYDSFKKENFILRGVLLWTINDFPAYGNLSGCFVKGYKGCPICGEQTSATRLEHCRKMCYMGHRRFLPEKHYYRKQKLAFNGEQELREAPTPMTGEAIYEEIHFVENKFGKPVEKVDENVETKGKKKGKCKTNIKRKRNKKDQLAEDSKNTTCWKKKSIFFELEYWRHLLVRHNLDVMHIEKNICDSLIGTLLNIPGKTKDSIYARKDLVLMSESKKDLAPETGERRTYLPPACYTLKKDEKRKLCETLANVKVPDGYSSNIRNLVSLKDCRLISLKSHDCHVLMQQLLPIAIRGSLNKHVRNAIIRMCLFFNAICCKVVDVSKLDKIQIEIAKTLCLFEQYFPPSFFDIMVHLAVHLVREVKLCGPVCFRWMYPFERLMKVYKGYVRNRNRPEGCIVEAYIAEEAVEFCTEYITDAEAIGIPRKTMSEDVIGRGINNGRLTLIKKEDWDVAHRNVLENTIEVQAYIEEHLEYLHRENRSKSRKWIQDYHHRTFHQWFRDRIQSELSMEFHKVSENLRWISLGPTTMAIKHDGFFVNGYRFSTKARDDVRVTQNSSVCIVAKTLQFASARDKKPFYGDMKFYGVIEEIWELDYRDFRMAMFKCNWVMMMMMIMRLANFKLLRKKLEISMNLRELNQ from the exons ATGGAGATAAAGAGTCATCTATACTTTAACGGAATGGACCAAACATATGTCAAGTGGATTTGGCATGGAGAAGAATATGACTCTAACAATAATGTTCCTAATGAAAGAAAGCAATTTGATCAAGTATTTGATGACCCTATAGAGATGGTGAGAGATGCAGATGAACGTTTTGTTGATAAGCCTGaagaatttttgaaatttttagaaGATGCGGAGAAACCAATATTCTCAGGGGCACCTTTGTCAAAATTGGTTGTTTTAGTAAAACTATACAACTTAAAAGCTGGTAGTGGTTGGAGTGACacaagtttcacaaagttattaactttattaaaagaaattttaccaAAAGACAATGAATTGCCTTCCTCGCTTTATGAAGCAAAAAAAACATTGTGCACATTAGGAATGGAGTATAGCAAGATTCACGCTTGTCCAAATGATTGCATTCTATATCGAAATCAATATGAGAGTGCAACTGAGTGCCCTGTATGTAAAACATCTAgatggaaaaaaaataagaacaacaaAGAATGTAAGAAAGGGATTCCAGCAAAAGTATTGTGGTATTTGCCGCCAATACCTAGGTTTATACGTTTGTTTCGAAATCCTGAACATGCCGAAAGTCTGCGATGGCATGAGGATGGAAGGATCAAAGATGACAAATTGCGCCATCCAGCTGATTCCCCAGCTTGGAAAGAGGTGGATGAACTATGGCCTCAAATAAGAGAAGATCCTAGAAACCTTCGACTTGGTCTTTCTGCTGATGGCATCAATCCATTCAGCAATATGAGCTCATCTTACAGTTGTTGGCCAGTGATTCTATGTATTTACAATCTTCCTCCTTTGTTGTGTATGAAAAGAAGATTCACAATGTTAACTTTGTTGATATCAGGTCCCAAGCAATCCGGAAATGATATAGATATCTATTTAGCACCATTGATAGATGACTTGAAGGTGTTGTGGAACGGAATTGATTGTTATGAttcttttaaaaaagaaaattttatacTTAGAGGTGTACTCTTATGGACAATCAATGATTTTCCTGCTTATGGTAATTTATCAGGATGTtttgtgaaaggatataaaggATGTCCAATATGCGGTGAACAAACAAGCGCCACAAGATTAGAACATTGTAGGAagatgtgttatatgggtcatagaagGTTTCTACCAGAAAAGCATTATTACCGAAAGCAAAAATTAGCATTTAATGGTGAGCAAGAGTTGCGAGAAGCGCCTACACCAATGACTGGAGAAGCTATCTACGAAGAGATTCATTTTGTTGAAAATAAATTTGGTAAGCCTGTGGAAAAGGTCGATGAAAATGTAGAGACAAAGGGGAAAAAGAAAGGCAAATGTAAAACAAACATCAAACGAAAGCGCAATAAGAAAGACCAATTAGCCGAAGATTCAAAGAATACTACATGTTGGAAAAAGAAGTCAATTTTCTTTGAATTGGAGTATTGGAGACATTTGTTAGTAAGACATAATCTTGACGtcatgcacattgagaaaaacatatgtgatagtttgatcgGAACCTTACttaatattcctgggaaaactaaggacagTATCTATGCTCGTAAAGACCTTGTGTTAATGTCTGAATCAAAAAAAGATTTGGCACCTGAAACAGGTGAAAGaagaacatatttacctcctgcttgttACACCTTGAAGAAAGATGAGAAGCGTAAACTTTGTGAAACTTTGGCAAATGTTAAGGTTCCAGATGGGTATTCATCAAATATTCGTAATTTAGTATCTTTGAAAGATTGTAGACTAATCAGTcttaaatctcatgattgtcatgtatTAATGCAACAGTTACTTCCAATTGCTATTCGGGGATCACTAAACAAACATGTTAGAAATGCTATAATACGAATGTGTTTGTTTTTTAATGCCATATGTTGTAAGGTTGTTGATGTGTCTAAGTTAGACAAGATTCAAATAGAAATTGCCAAGACCTTGTGCTTATTTGAGCAATACTTTCCTCCATCTTTTTTTGATATCATGGTTCATTTGGCGGTGCATCTTGTTAGAGAAGTAAAACTATGTGGGCCTGTATGTTTTCgttggatgtatccatttgaaagattGATGAAAGTTTAcaaaggttatgttagaaatcGAAATCGTCCAGAGGGTTGTATAGTTGAGGCTTACATAGCAGAAGAAGCGGTTGAATTTTGTACTGAGTATATTACTGATGCAGAAGCGATTGGTATTCCCAGAAAGACAATGAGTGAAGATGTTATTGGAAGAGGCATCAACAATGGAAGGCTCACCTTAATCAAAAAAGAAGACTGGGATGTTGCTCATCGAAATGTTCTAGAGAATACAATTGAAGTTCAAGCTTACATAGA AGAACACTTGGAATATCTTCATCGTGAGAATCGAAGTAAATCAAGAAAGTGGATTCAAGATTACCACCATCGAACTTTTCATCAATGGTTTCGTGATAGG ATTCAATCTGAATTGAGTATGGAGTTTCACAAAGTATCTGAAAACTTAAGATGGATTTCATTAGGTCCGACTACAATGGCAATTAAGCATGATGGATTTTTCGTAAATGGTTATAGATTTAGTACAAAAGCTCGTGATGATGTTAGAGTGACACAAAATAGCAGTGTATGTATTGTTGCAAAAACTCTTCAATTTGCTTCAGCTCGTGATAAGAAACCATTTTATGGAGATATGAAATTTTATGGAGtcattgaagaaatatgggagcttgattatcGTGATTTTAGGATGGCAATGTTTAAATGCAATTGG gtgatgatgatgatgatgattatgagATTGGCGAACTTCAAACTTTTGAGAAAGAAATTGGAGATATCAATGAATTTGAGGGAATTGAATCAATAG
- the LOC133813941 gene encoding large ribosomal subunit protein eL20z-like: MKLLASQWHQLVPTMSNLSACFGCGIGWFSFLLGFVFPPLWYYATVLYFGNYYLKDPRERPGLAASAIAALICSVIVLVSLAAVFC; encoded by the exons ATGAAATTGCTGGCATCTCAGTGGCATCAACTGGTGCCAACCATGTCAAATC TCTCTGCATGTTTTGGTTGTGGCATTGGATGGTTCTC GTTTTTATTGGGGTTTGTATTTCCACCATTATGGTACTATGCTACAGTGCTTTACTTTGGAAACTATTACCTTAAAGATCCAAGAGAAAGACCTGGACTTGCAGCATCAGCCATTGCa GCTTTGATTTGCTCGGTCATTGTCTTGGTTTCCCTAGCTGCTGTTTTCTGTTAG